In Umboniibacter marinipuniceus, the sequence GATTGAACAGCATGCTGTTCATCTTCCTATCTGGCCAATCAAGTCCAGTGAATTCAAAGAGTGGTTAAGCTCACGACTCAAAGCTGAAGGTGTTCAGGTCGAAAATGACGCGCTTACGATGCTAGCGCAACGAACAGAAGGTAATTTACTTGCCGCATCCCAGGAAATTTCGGCACTAAAGCTGCTTGATCACGGTGAGCTATTGACGACTGAAATAGTCCTCCAGGCAACAGCCGATAGCGCGCGTTATGACGCCTTTCAGCTTATCGAACATGCCCTTAAAGGCGATATCAACGCTGCGGTTAGAGCGCTCTACGGGCTTCGTGGAGAGGGCACGGAACCCATAATTGTACTCAGCGCTATCGCCGCCAATATCCGTCAACTGATGGCCGTAAAAAAGCTGTTGGTGGCACGTAATGCCAATGATGGCGAACTAAAGCGTCTTGGCATCTTCTTCAACCGCGTTCACCTCATGCGAGAGGCGGCGAAACGATTAACCGCCGCATCACTCAAGGCCGCGCTTGAATATTGCGCGTCGGTAGATGAAAGCATCAAAACCAGTCAAGCTGACCGAGCTTGGCATCAGCTTGAACAGGTGTCCTTACTGCTTGCGGGTATGATGCCCGAAGAAGTTACTTAGTAAGTGCGCAAGTCACTAAATAAATGCGTAGCTAAGCGCTGCTTCGAATAGCTAAGACTTGAAACGAGCTTTAGCTACAACGCGCGGCAATTAGTCTTGACTGAGCGTTGCTACCATCACTGCCTTAATCGTATGCAAGCGGTTCTCAGCTTGGTCAAAGACTACCGATTGGCGACCTTCGAACACACTATCGCTAACTTCCATTGCGTCAATGCTATAACGCTGCTTTATGGCCTCCCCAACCTTCGTTTCGGTATTATGAAAGGCGGGCAAGCAATGTAGGAAGATCGTTTCCGCTTTACCCGTTTTCGCCATTAGCGCTTCATTTACTTGGTATGGAAGAAGAAGTGGCACGCGCTCATCCCATACTGATTCGGGCTCACCCATAGAGACCCATACATCGGTATAGATAACATCAGCACCAGCAACCATTGCATCGATGTCATTCGAAATCTGAATGCTTGCTCCACTCTCTTTAGCAAGTTCGCGACATTGAGCGACGAGTGCCTCATCCGGTTGACAGCTAGCTGGCGCAGCAATTCGAAAATCAATACCTAATTTCGCCGCGCCAACCATGAGCGAATTCCCCATATTGTTGCGGCCGTCGCCCAAGTAACAAAAAGCGACTTCATTCCATGGACGGTTCAGCTGTTCTTTTATTGTCAGCAGGTCGGCCAAAATTTGTGTAGGGTGAAACTCATCGGTTAGGCCGTTCCAAACAGGTACACCGGCATTCGCCGCAAGCGTCTCAACAATTTCCTGTCCATAGCCGCGGTATTGAATTCCATCGTACATACGTCCAAGTACGCGGGCGGTATCCGCGACCGTCTCTTTAGCTCCCATATGACCGCCCTGAGGGCCGATAAAGGTCACCTGAGCACCTTGATCAAAAGCAGCCACTTCAAAGGCACATCGGGTGCGAGTGGAGTCCTTTTCGAAGATCAAGGCAATATTCTTTCGCTTAAGACGTTGAACTTCTGTTCCATCTCGCTTCGCCGCCTTGAGCTCTGCCGCTAAATTAACCAAATCGTTGATTTCAGCAGCGCTAAAATCCAGCAGTTTCAAAAATGATCGACCGTGTAAACCTAGCATATCCCACCTAGTAAAATTCGTTATCAATAGTTCATACTAAGAAAGCGAGAGGCAATTGCAAGACAATCACTACGAAACTTTGTTATAACCTCAACAACCGCAATTCATGTACTGCAGCGAAGGAGAGAAAATATCATGTCACGCGTCTACGTCTGGGATAGAGCCGTTCGACTTAGCCACTGGCTACTTCCAGTACTTTTCGCTACCAGCTGGATAACTGCTGAGCTGGCGGCAGACAATTATGAATTCGCCGACTGGCATTATCGTAGTGGTTATGCCTTGATTGGCGTATTAACATTCCGAGTCTGCTGGGGCCTTTGGGGGTCAAGCTATGCGCGCTTCAACTCTTGGGTTCTCAGCCCTATGCAAGCCTGGCGAGCTCGGATGGCTCCTCAACCGCTTTCATCAAGCCATGGTTTTTGGGGGAGCTACATGTCCCTCGCATTACTTTTACTGCTATCCTTTCAGACGATTAGCGGATTATTTAGCTTTGATACGGCGTTATATGTAGGCGGACCTTGGTCCGACAGCGTATCCAGCGAACTCGTTGCAACGCTCACCTCCCTGCATCACCTAAATTTTAACGCGCTTCAGTTATTTGTATTGGTTCACATAGTTACCATCATTGGTTATCGGCTAATGATAAAAAAAGACTACCTAGGAGCCATGATTTCGGGTGACAAAGACCAGTCACTGTGCAATTCAAATACTCCCACTCAAGGCTTTAGTACTCTTGGACTAATCGTGGCCATAATTTTGGCCGGTGTGGCGGTAGGCGGCGCCAGCGGAATGATCGCTCCACCTTAGATAGAAAGTGATCAAAACTGTCTTAACTTAGGTATTAACCGTAGGCGAATTGTAGAGTCTAGCTAGCTTTGATACCCTCGTTCGGTTGATGTCGCTGCTGCATCTAGCAACGATGACTTACTTTATAGGAAATTATAATCATGAAGAAGACTGCGATTGGCCTAGCCTTGCTAGCTTTTGTTGGCTGTACTTCCAACAGCAACAATAGCACTATTGAATACCCCGTTACTGCCAAAGGTGACGTTGTTGATACCTATTTTGGCCATCAAATCGCCGACCCATATCGCTGGCTTGAAGACGATATGAGCGAGGAAACCGCAGACTGGGTTCAGGCGGAGAATGAAGTTACCTTCAGCTACCTAAACCAAATCCCATTTCGTCAAGAACTCAAAGACCGCCTAACTGAACTGTGGAACTACGAAAAAGTTGGTGCCCCGTTCACCGAGGGCGACTACACCTACTGGTACCAAAACGACGGGCTACAGAATCAATATGTTTTGTGGCGCCAAAAAGGCGAATCCGAGGCTGAAATCTTCCTCGACCCTAACCAATTTAGCGAAGATGGTACTACCTCTCTCGCTCAAGTCAGCTTTTCTGATGATGGTTCACTCGTTGCCTACTCTATCTCAGAAGGTGGCAGTGACTGGCGAAAAATCATTGTTATTGATGCTGAGACCAAGCAGCCAATAGAAGATACCTTGGTTGACGTAAAGTTCAGCGGAATCTCGTGGCTGGGCAATGAAGGTTTCTACTACTCAAGCTACGACAAGCCTGACGGCAGCGAACTTTCCGCTAAAACTGATCAACACAAGCTCTATTACCACCAGCTAGGCACATCACAAAGTAACGATCCGGTTATTTTTGGTGGCTCCGAAGCTGAGAAACATCGCTATGTTGGTGGCGGCGTTTCTGACGATAATCGCTTCCTCTTCATCTCAGCATCGGTGTCTACTTCGGGTAATAAACTGTTTATGCTCGATCTAAGCGACCCCGAAGCTGAGCTCGTCACCATCCTCGACGATACCCGCTCTGATACCTACGTTATTGATAACGACGGAGCAAAGCTTTATTTGGTCACCAACCTCGACGCACCAAATAAGCGCATTGTTACCGTTGATGCCAGCAACCCAACACCAGAAAACTGGGTGGATTTCATTGCTGAAACTGATAACGTCCTGTCGCCCTCTACCGGCTCAGGCTATTTCTTTGCGGAGTACATGGTTGACGCAATCTCACAAGTAAAGCAGTACGATTACGCCGGAAATTTCATCCGAGACATTGAGCTTCCCGGACTAGGTAGTGTGGGTGGATTCTCTGCAAAAGATGATGCCACCACCATTTACTACAGTTTCACAAACTACAATACACCCGGGACTACGTATAGCTTCGAACCGCATCAAGGCGTATCGGATGTCTACCGCGCCTCAGGCATTGAATTTGATGCCAGCGATTATGTTTCCGAACAAGTTTTCTATACCTCCAAGGATGGCACAGAAGTGCCAATGATTATTACCCATAAACGCGGTATTGAACTTGATGGTACTAATCCAACTATTCTCTATGGCTACGGTGGTTTTAATATTTCACTCACGCCAAGCTTCTCAGTTGCGAATGCCGTGTGGTTAGAGCAAGGCGGTGTTTACGCGGTTGCAAACCTCCGTGGCGGCGGTGAATACGGCAAAGAATGGCACGACGCTGGCACGCAGCTACAGAAACAAAACGTGTTTGATGATTTCATCGCTGCAGCCGAATACCTAAATACTGCCGGCTATGCCAACTCTGATCACTTGGCCATCCGAGGTGGTTCAAATGGCGGTCTACTCGTTGGCGCAGTCATGACGCAACGCCCAGACCTCATGAAAGTAGCCCTTCCAGCAGTTGGCGTACTTGATATGCTTCGCTATCACACCTTCACGGCGGGAGCGGGCTGGGCCTATGACTACGGTACCGCTGAGCAAAGCGAAGAGATGTTTAAGTATCTTCTAGGCTACTCACCCGTTCACAACGTTAAGGAAGGCATTCCTTACCCTGCCACACTAATCACTACGGGTGATCACGACGATCGTGTAGTCCCTGCACACTCGTTCAAGTTTGCGGCGGAACTTCAAGCGAAGCAAGGCGGCACTAATCCGGTACTAATTCGTATCGAGACTAACGCGGGCCACGGCGCGGGTACACCGGTAAGTAAGACCATCGAGCAGTACGCGGACATCTTTGGTTTCACCCTCTTCAACATGGGTGTCACTGAGCTCTCTGCTGACTAAACGGGAATCACTTTTTTCAGATGCTCAGTCATAGCTTGCTAAGGCTGAGCACTAAGCGAAAAGCTGAATACCGACCAAAAAAAACCGCCCTAACAGGCGGTTTTTTTGCTTTGAGCTGGATCGACTAAGATCCAAGTCAAACTGAACTAAGCCCTTAACAGGCGCTAAGCGATTAGTCAGCTTTGAACTGATCGTGGCAACCTTTACAGGTTTGCGCCATTGCACCAAACTCGCGACGCGGGAATTCGTCCGCATCATCTAGAGCTAATGCTAAGGTAGCGCTTGTTGCCTGAAACTCTTCCATAACAGTATCAAAATCCGCGCGATCCGT encodes:
- a CDS encoding prolyl oligopeptidase family serine peptidase; its protein translation is MKKTAIGLALLAFVGCTSNSNNSTIEYPVTAKGDVVDTYFGHQIADPYRWLEDDMSEETADWVQAENEVTFSYLNQIPFRQELKDRLTELWNYEKVGAPFTEGDYTYWYQNDGLQNQYVLWRQKGESEAEIFLDPNQFSEDGTTSLAQVSFSDDGSLVAYSISEGGSDWRKIIVIDAETKQPIEDTLVDVKFSGISWLGNEGFYYSSYDKPDGSELSAKTDQHKLYYHQLGTSQSNDPVIFGGSEAEKHRYVGGGVSDDNRFLFISASVSTSGNKLFMLDLSDPEAELVTILDDTRSDTYVIDNDGAKLYLVTNLDAPNKRIVTVDASNPTPENWVDFIAETDNVLSPSTGSGYFFAEYMVDAISQVKQYDYAGNFIRDIELPGLGSVGGFSAKDDATTIYYSFTNYNTPGTTYSFEPHQGVSDVYRASGIEFDASDYVSEQVFYTSKDGTEVPMIITHKRGIELDGTNPTILYGYGGFNISLTPSFSVANAVWLEQGGVYAVANLRGGGEYGKEWHDAGTQLQKQNVFDDFIAAAEYLNTAGYANSDHLAIRGGSNGGLLVGAVMTQRPDLMKVALPAVGVLDMLRYHTFTAGAGWAYDYGTAEQSEEMFKYLLGYSPVHNVKEGIPYPATLITTGDHDDRVVPAHSFKFAAELQAKQGGTNPVLIRIETNAGHGAGTPVSKTIEQYADIFGFTLFNMGVTELSAD
- the argF gene encoding ornithine carbamoyltransferase, with protein sequence MLGLHGRSFLKLLDFSAAEINDLVNLAAELKAAKRDGTEVQRLKRKNIALIFEKDSTRTRCAFEVAAFDQGAQVTFIGPQGGHMGAKETVADTARVLGRMYDGIQYRGYGQEIVETLAANAGVPVWNGLTDEFHPTQILADLLTIKEQLNRPWNEVAFCYLGDGRNNMGNSLMVGAAKLGIDFRIAAPASCQPDEALVAQCRELAKESGASIQISNDIDAMVAGADVIYTDVWVSMGEPESVWDERVPLLLPYQVNEALMAKTGKAETIFLHCLPAFHNTETKVGEAIKQRYSIDAMEVSDSVFEGRQSVVFDQAENRLHTIKAVMVATLSQD
- the holA gene encoding DNA polymerase III subunit delta produces the protein MKIQREALEKTFRSQPHGLYWISGDEPLLNIESADLIRQLAKHQGYLERERYVMEHNSDWEPIMASVGSLSLFASQKFIDIQFNAKFNDKFKAALAYLVEHRNDETLILVSTAKVESSATKAKWFKAIEQHAVHLPIWPIKSSEFKEWLSSRLKAEGVQVENDALTMLAQRTEGNLLAASQEISALKLLDHGELLTTEIVLQATADSARYDAFQLIEHALKGDINAAVRALYGLRGEGTEPIIVLSAIAANIRQLMAVKKLLVARNANDGELKRLGIFFNRVHLMREAAKRLTAASLKAALEYCASVDESIKTSQADRAWHQLEQVSLLLAGMMPEEVT
- a CDS encoding cytochrome b/b6 domain-containing protein, which translates into the protein MSRVYVWDRAVRLSHWLLPVLFATSWITAELAADNYEFADWHYRSGYALIGVLTFRVCWGLWGSSYARFNSWVLSPMQAWRARMAPQPLSSSHGFWGSYMSLALLLLLSFQTISGLFSFDTALYVGGPWSDSVSSELVATLTSLHHLNFNALQLFVLVHIVTIIGYRLMIKKDYLGAMISGDKDQSLCNSNTPTQGFSTLGLIVAIILAGVAVGGASGMIAPP